A portion of the Pedobacter cryoconitis genome contains these proteins:
- a CDS encoding winged helix-turn-helix transcriptional regulator produces MYQKKIVQNYDCGLDLVGEVLYGKWKIRLLYFINEGHIRPSQLQRKIPGASRRVLNVQLNELEKHELISKVIFPVLPPKVEYSLTAFGRSLIPLIHSIGLWGDEHEEKLRGILTKN; encoded by the coding sequence ATGTATCAGAAAAAGATAGTACAGAACTATGATTGCGGACTTGATTTAGTAGGGGAGGTTTTATATGGAAAATGGAAAATAAGATTACTTTATTTTATCAATGAAGGGCATATCCGGCCCAGTCAGCTGCAAAGAAAAATTCCGGGGGCTTCACGCCGGGTTTTAAATGTTCAGTTAAATGAGCTGGAAAAACACGAACTGATTTCGAAGGTTATTTTTCCAGTACTTCCACCGAAAGTAGAGTACAGTTTGACTGCATTTGGCCGGAGTTTAATTCCATTAATTCATTCCATAGGATTATGGGGCGATGAACATGAAGAGAAGTTAAGGGGAATACTTACAAAAAATTAG
- a CDS encoding RagB/SusD family nutrient uptake outer membrane protein: MKTISKYILLAAVSLSFTSCKKFLDREPIAQITPDNIFNSQQGAQSAVMGMYRTQLGANSYGQSLIIVPEFSARHVNHVSSFPEYVDFKTNTIRIDNPWVQSIWTTGYAAINAANNIVVKVAAMPETAIAADKRQQFIREAQFIRALTYFNLVRAFGDVPLILTPTGETDNLKVPRNTVAEVYAKIIADLIEATNLPNAYANISETKGRVTGNAAKALLAKVYLYNGSVTNTYAEAARLAKDVIATSGASMPVDFGSVWTTKNTSESIFELQFDAQATNPLATVSNPNASALFYAEGKSIADLYEAADKRKDFTVYQNTPADPRYYIGKYRIFNPAIQNVPVIRIAEIYLIHAEAQARVDGAVSAAAYDSYKKVRDRAGITTPDISTFTTLAAFITAVQKEKRKEMMFEGEAWFDYCRTGLALTDMMTKPDANYYLYPIPDAERRNNPTLTQNKGY; the protein is encoded by the coding sequence ATGAAGACGATTTCAAAATATATTTTACTAGCAGCCGTGTCCTTAAGCTTTACGTCCTGTAAAAAATTCCTGGACAGGGAACCTATTGCACAGATTACCCCTGATAATATTTTCAATTCACAACAAGGAGCCCAATCGGCAGTAATGGGGATGTACAGAACACAATTGGGCGCTAATTCTTACGGACAATCCCTGATTATTGTTCCTGAATTTTCGGCCAGGCACGTGAATCACGTATCCAGCTTTCCTGAATATGTGGACTTTAAAACAAATACAATCCGTATTGATAATCCATGGGTACAGAGTATCTGGACAACAGGTTATGCAGCGATCAATGCAGCAAATAATATTGTGGTTAAAGTAGCTGCAATGCCAGAAACTGCAATTGCCGCCGATAAAAGACAGCAATTCATCAGAGAGGCACAATTTATCAGAGCTTTGACTTATTTTAACTTAGTCAGAGCATTTGGAGATGTTCCTTTGATCTTAACGCCAACCGGAGAAACTGACAACCTTAAAGTACCACGTAATACCGTAGCAGAAGTTTATGCGAAAATCATTGCAGACTTGATAGAAGCTACTAATTTGCCGAATGCTTATGCTAACATTTCAGAAACAAAAGGCAGAGTAACAGGTAATGCAGCCAAAGCTTTGCTGGCTAAAGTTTATTTATACAACGGAAGCGTGACGAATACTTATGCAGAAGCAGCAAGATTAGCGAAGGACGTGATTGCGACAAGCGGAGCAAGTATGCCGGTTGACTTTGGGTCGGTATGGACTACAAAAAACACTTCAGAATCAATTTTTGAATTGCAGTTTGATGCACAGGCTACCAATCCACTCGCGACAGTAAGTAATCCGAATGCCTCTGCTTTATTTTATGCAGAAGGTAAATCAATCGCTGATTTATATGAAGCAGCAGATAAAAGGAAAGACTTTACTGTTTACCAGAATACGCCGGCAGATCCGAGATACTATATCGGCAAGTACAGAATATTTAACCCGGCTATTCAAAATGTACCGGTTATCCGTATTGCAGAAATTTACCTGATCCATGCAGAGGCTCAGGCCCGCGTAGATGGGGCGGTGAGTGCAGCAGCATATGATTCTTATAAAAAGGTACGTGACAGAGCTGGAATCACGACTCCTGACATTTCTACTTTTACTACGCTTGCAGCATTCATCACTGCCGTACAAAAAGAGAAGAGAAAAGAGATGATGTTTGAAGGAGAAGCGTGGTTTGACTATTGCAGAACCGGTTTAGCATTGACAGATATGATGACTAAACCAGATGCTAATTACTATTTATATCCTATTCCTGATGCAGAACGCAGAAATAATCCAACCTTGACCCAAAATAAAGGGTACTAG
- a CDS encoding SDR family oxidoreductase, whose product MANQIESLTNNKPVALVTGANQGVGFQIAKALANNGYIVYLGSRNLGNGEKAAAEIGIAAHAIQLDVTQQSTINAAVERIEKESGHLDLLVNNAAISHAGKPGRTLEETSEDGKAIKASLDEVRTVWETNVSLELLPLHKQHCPYFANQQLPVLLTCQAYRTRFFEG is encoded by the coding sequence ATGGCAAATCAGATTGAATCATTAACAAATAACAAACCTGTTGCGCTAGTCACAGGTGCCAATCAGGGCGTAGGTTTTCAAATCGCTAAAGCACTTGCAAACAACGGCTATATTGTTTATCTCGGTTCACGTAACCTGGGCAACGGAGAAAAGGCCGCTGCTGAGATCGGCATTGCAGCGCATGCGATACAGCTGGATGTAACCCAGCAATCCACCATTAACGCAGCGGTTGAGCGTATAGAAAAAGAATCCGGGCACCTCGACCTGCTGGTAAATAATGCAGCAATATCTCATGCAGGTAAACCCGGCAGGACGTTGGAAGAGACATCGGAAGATGGCAAAGCCATTAAGGCATCGCTTGACGAGGTACGGACGGTTTGGGAAACTAATGTCTCTTTGGAGTTATTGCCGTTACACAAGCAACACTGCCCTTACTTCGCAAATCAACAGCTGCCCGTATTGTTAACGTGTCAAGCTTACAGAACAAGATTTTTTGAAGGATAA
- a CDS encoding SDR family oxidoreductase, whose translation MNMYNELSGQIALVTGGTKGTGKAIAERLALAGAKVIITARNKSEDVKPGFHFIPADLSKPEGTEKLTAAILAEYGGIDILINNLGGSETPGGGFAALSDEHWSETLQTNLLAPVRLDRGLLPSMLAKGSGVIIHIASIQGRLPLPDSTLPYAAAKAGLINYSKGLSKEVTPKGIRVLTVSPGWIQTEAAIRMMERLAESSGDTIESATQQVMNSLGGIPMGRPAKPEEVAELVGFLVSPRANYLSGTEYVIDGGTIPTI comes from the coding sequence ATGAATATGTACAACGAATTATCTGGTCAGATAGCACTCGTAACAGGCGGGACAAAAGGAACAGGAAAGGCAATTGCAGAAAGACTAGCTCTTGCAGGAGCAAAAGTAATCATCACTGCAAGAAATAAATCAGAGGATGTGAAACCCGGTTTCCACTTCATCCCAGCAGATCTAAGTAAACCAGAAGGCACCGAAAAATTAACCGCAGCAATCTTAGCGGAATATGGTGGAATAGACATCCTGATTAACAATCTCGGTGGCTCAGAAACCCCTGGCGGTGGATTTGCAGCACTATCAGACGAGCATTGGTCAGAAACACTTCAAACTAATCTACTGGCTCCTGTAAGGCTCGATAGGGGTTTGTTACCTTCCATGTTAGCAAAGGGCTCAGGAGTCATTATACATATCGCCTCGATACAGGGAAGACTGCCATTACCTGATTCTACTTTACCTTATGCAGCCGCTAAAGCCGGACTGATCAATTACAGCAAAGGGTTATCAAAAGAGGTTACTCCAAAAGGTATACGCGTATTAACCGTATCACCGGGCTGGATACAGACAGAAGCGGCTATAAGGATGATGGAGCGCTTAGCGGAAAGTTCAGGAGATACCATAGAAAGCGCAACTCAACAAGTGATGAATTCATTGGGAGGTATCCCGATGGGCAGGCCAGCCAAACCAGAAGAAGTTGCTGAACTTGTAGGATTCCTTGTCTCTCCACGTGCAAACTATTTATCAGGAACTGAATATGTAATTGACGGAGGAACTATTCCAACTATTTAA